One stretch of Hymenobacter chitinivorans DSM 11115 DNA includes these proteins:
- a CDS encoding S8 family peptidase: MPRLLHFLVLLALLAGVRPGWAQTTAQLPGTLVFKLKPEFKGLATTDYIALPELQRVLEQVGATKLRQKFPRTLPASSELPGSVDLQLVYQINLKTNVPVAKACRLLEQTGQLEYAEPLNVRPPLYLPNDPLADSTNADGQFYLKNIQAYRAWDVTKGDTTIVIGVTDTGTRYSHEDLRNQLKKNYADPIDGIDNDNDGYVDNFRGWDMADNDNDASINMAVFQPVHGILVAGCVAAQPDNGVGLAGVGFKCKYLPLKIYPNTATGSFAGFEAIVYAADHGCQVINASWGSPGSRSQFEQDVVTYAAVNRNAVVVAAAGNTNAELDFYPASYDHVISVAALAPNDEKSGPATYSTHVSLAAPGENILTILGNNDSDYFPVSGSSFASPLVAAAAALVRSRFPQFSADQVAAQLRQTADDVYGLPANSGLRGKLGTGRLNVHHAVRFTDRREARIISTQAQPSRQAYQPNDTLQVAITVQNLLQPVSGLTVTLTSLSPYVTVRQGSFAVGNLVTLARADNSAAPFRLVVAGSVPINTRAQLRYRLTADNGYQTDEFLTLTLNPDYVVLDAGDLHLTLTSRGNLGYDGLGSDLGQSVTYKGSAPLLYEGGLLVATSATRVADRVRNERNAPDQDFFALSQIQLSRQPLRVTQEATGVFQDSVPTTKRPGSVGIRIRQRGYAWASAPDRDYAIVEYHLRNITPDTLKPLYAGLFMDWDVLPEAGRNAAAWDSVRALGYAYDRENPTVYVGVKLLSDGVPACYAINNNAGAGTPVRLADGFSSAEKFLTLSNKARQSSVGLTVGTDVSQVVGAALRRLAPGDSTVVAFAVLGAPTLPALQAAADAAQRRYALALPTRAPAAAVAWQAYPNPARTQLRVEVPAGLGLHTLRLFTSVGRLMRQQPLAGTRTELDVRALPAGIYLLQVQGPGQVLSRQLVIE; the protein is encoded by the coding sequence ATGCCCCGACTGCTACATTTTCTCGTTTTGCTGGCGTTGCTGGCCGGCGTCCGGCCGGGCTGGGCCCAGACGACGGCCCAGCTGCCGGGCACGTTGGTCTTCAAGCTCAAGCCCGAATTCAAGGGCTTAGCCACCACCGACTATATTGCCCTGCCCGAGTTGCAACGGGTCCTGGAGCAGGTGGGTGCCACTAAGCTGCGCCAGAAATTTCCGCGCACCCTGCCCGCCAGCTCCGAACTTCCCGGCTCGGTGGACTTGCAGCTGGTGTACCAGATAAACCTGAAAACCAACGTTCCGGTGGCTAAAGCCTGCCGGCTACTGGAGCAAACCGGCCAGCTCGAATACGCCGAGCCGCTGAACGTGCGCCCCCCGCTCTACCTGCCCAACGACCCGCTGGCCGACTCGACCAACGCCGACGGGCAGTTCTACCTGAAAAACATTCAGGCCTACCGCGCCTGGGACGTGACCAAGGGCGACACAACCATCGTCATCGGCGTCACCGACACGGGCACGCGCTACAGCCACGAGGATTTGCGCAACCAGCTCAAGAAAAACTACGCCGACCCCATCGACGGCATCGACAACGACAACGACGGCTACGTAGACAACTTCCGCGGCTGGGACATGGCCGATAACGACAACGACGCGTCCATCAACATGGCCGTGTTTCAGCCCGTGCACGGCATCTTGGTGGCCGGCTGCGTGGCGGCTCAGCCCGACAACGGCGTGGGCCTGGCCGGCGTGGGCTTCAAGTGTAAGTACCTGCCGCTCAAGATTTACCCCAACACGGCCACTGGCAGCTTCGCCGGCTTCGAAGCCATTGTGTACGCCGCCGACCATGGCTGCCAGGTCATTAACGCCAGCTGGGGCAGCCCGGGCAGCCGCTCCCAGTTTGAGCAGGACGTGGTGACCTACGCCGCCGTGAACCGCAACGCGGTGGTGGTGGCCGCCGCCGGCAATACCAACGCCGAGCTCGACTTTTACCCGGCCAGCTATGACCACGTCATTTCGGTGGCCGCCCTGGCCCCGAACGACGAGAAATCGGGGCCGGCCACCTACAGCACCCACGTGTCGTTGGCGGCCCCGGGCGAGAATATCCTGACCATCCTGGGCAACAACGACAGCGACTATTTCCCGGTGAGCGGCTCCTCGTTTGCCTCCCCGCTGGTGGCCGCCGCCGCCGCGCTGGTGCGCAGCCGTTTCCCGCAGTTTTCCGCCGACCAGGTAGCGGCCCAGCTGCGCCAGACGGCCGACGACGTGTACGGGCTGCCGGCCAACTCGGGCCTGCGCGGCAAGCTGGGCACGGGCCGCCTCAACGTGCATCACGCCGTGCGCTTCACCGACCGGCGCGAGGCCCGCATCATCAGCACCCAAGCCCAGCCCAGCCGCCAGGCCTACCAGCCCAACGACACGCTGCAGGTGGCCATTACGGTGCAAAATCTGCTGCAGCCCGTCAGCGGCCTGACCGTGACGCTGACTTCGCTCTCGCCCTACGTCACGGTGCGGCAGGGCTCGTTTGCAGTCGGCAATCTGGTGACGCTGGCCCGGGCCGATAACTCGGCGGCGCCCTTCCGGCTGGTGGTAGCCGGCAGCGTGCCCATCAACACCCGGGCCCAGCTGCGCTACCGCCTCACGGCCGACAACGGCTACCAGACCGACGAGTTCCTGACCCTGACGCTGAACCCCGACTACGTGGTGCTCGACGCCGGCGACCTGCACCTGACGCTCACCAGCCGCGGCAACCTGGGCTACGACGGCCTGGGCTCCGACCTGGGCCAGAGCGTGACCTACAAAGGCAGCGCGCCCCTGCTCTACGAAGGCGGCCTGCTGGTGGCAACCTCGGCTACGCGCGTGGCCGACCGGGTCCGCAACGAGCGGAATGCCCCCGACCAGGACTTCTTTGCCCTGAGCCAGATTCAGCTGAGCCGCCAGCCGCTGCGGGTCACCCAGGAAGCCACCGGCGTATTTCAGGACTCGGTACCCACGACCAAGCGTCCCGGCTCGGTGGGCATCCGCATTCGGCAGCGGGGCTACGCCTGGGCCTCGGCTCCCGACCGGGACTACGCCATTGTGGAATACCACCTGCGTAACATTACCCCCGACACGCTCAAGCCCCTGTACGCCGGGCTATTTATGGACTGGGACGTGCTGCCCGAGGCCGGCCGCAACGCTGCCGCCTGGGACTCGGTGCGGGCCCTGGGCTACGCCTACGACCGGGAAAATCCGACGGTGTACGTGGGCGTGAAGCTGCTCAGCGACGGAGTGCCGGCCTGCTACGCCATTAACAACAACGCCGGGGCCGGCACGCCCGTCCGCCTCGCCGACGGGTTTAGCAGCGCCGAAAAGTTCTTGACCCTGAGCAATAAGGCCCGGCAAAGCAGCGTGGGCCTTACCGTGGGCACCGATGTGTCGCAAGTGGTGGGCGCGGCCCTGCGCCGCCTGGCCCCCGGCGACTCCACCGTGGTAGCTTTTGCCGTGCTGGGGGCTCCTACCCTGCCAGCCTTGCAGGCCGCTGCCGACGCCGCCCAGCGCCGCTACGCGCTGGCGCTGCCTACCCGGGCCCCGGCGGCGGCCGTAGCGTGGCAAGCTTACCCCAACCCGGCCCGCACCCAGCTGCGGGTGGAAGTGCCGGCCGGGCTGGGCCTGCACACCCTGCGGCTCTTTACCAGCGTGGGCCGGCTAATGCGGCAGCAGCCCCTGGCTGGTACCCGCACCGAACTGGACGTGCGCGCCCTGCCGGCCGGTATTTACCTGCTGCAGGTGCAGGGCCCCGGCCAAGTTTTGTCGCGCCAGCTTGTCATTGAATAG
- a CDS encoding LytR/AlgR family response regulator transcription factor produces MNALLVDDSRLARTELRHLLQTFPDVTIVGEARHAAEARAQLAQLRPDLLFLDIHMPGETGFELLASLDTAPQVIFTTAYDEYALRAFEVNALDYLLKPIGEARLAAALEKARAQLLAPAPAVPTLPEEPAPTPLTAQDQVFVKDGERCWFVRLADIKLFEINGSYTQIYFEQHRPLIPRTLQHLEARLDPKVFFRANRQQIINLKWIESIEPWFSNTLKIKLREGPEVEVSRKQSVLFRELLSL; encoded by the coding sequence ATGAATGCCCTTCTGGTTGACGATTCCCGCCTGGCCCGCACCGAGCTGCGCCACCTGCTCCAAACTTTTCCCGACGTGACGATTGTGGGTGAAGCCCGGCACGCGGCCGAAGCCCGCGCCCAGCTCGCCCAGCTGCGCCCCGATCTGCTCTTTCTCGACATTCACATGCCCGGCGAAACGGGCTTTGAGCTGCTGGCCTCGCTGGACACAGCCCCGCAGGTGATTTTTACCACGGCCTACGATGAGTACGCGCTGCGGGCTTTCGAAGTCAACGCCCTGGACTACCTGCTCAAGCCCATCGGGGAGGCCCGGCTGGCAGCGGCCCTGGAAAAAGCCCGGGCCCAGCTTCTGGCCCCTGCCCCGGCCGTGCCCACGCTGCCCGAGGAGCCCGCCCCTACCCCGCTCACGGCCCAGGACCAAGTATTTGTGAAAGACGGGGAGCGGTGCTGGTTTGTACGCCTGGCCGACATCAAGCTCTTCGAAATCAACGGCAGCTACACCCAGATTTACTTCGAGCAGCACCGCCCCCTCATCCCGCGGACGTTGCAGCACCTGGAGGCCCGCCTTGACCCGAAAGTGTTTTTCCGGGCCAACCGCCAGCAGATCATCAACCTAAAGTGGATTGAGAGCATCGAGCCCTGGTTTAGCAACACGCTCAAAATCAAGCTGCGCGAGGGGCCGGAGGTGGAAGTTTCGCGCAAGCAGTCGGTGCTGTTTCGGGAGCTGCTGAGCCTGTAG
- the paaN gene encoding phenylacetic acid degradation protein PaaN has protein sequence MTLPTQKHQDTIDTAIRALHGRTFFAAFPESPSPEIYGADADRLGREAFERHRHGRFSELLQAGATHWVGLEESPYEQQPLGVEYPFFEPATLVERAQASFESWRRLKPAQRAALLTEALDGIKDRFFEIAYATMHTTGQAFMMAFQASGPHAADRALEAIAAGYEEQTRFPEETRWEKPMGKYNLALLKTWRAVPKGVSLVIGCSTFPTWNSVPGMFASLVTGNPVLVKPHPRAVLPIAIIVAEVQKVLTAYDLDPNICQLAVDAADRLIAQDLAEHPAVKLIDYTGGAEFGNYLENLKGKTVFTEKTGVNSVILDSCDDLDKVAQNLAFSVSLYSGQMCTAPQNFFIPAGGVRVGDELVPYEDVVQKLAAAVTGLATNPKAGPHVLGAIQNPATYARVQQLTLDGGRSILPYGPVPHPQYANARTCSPCIHEVEAGRVEQFSQELFGPIMLVIKTQDTQESIRLAAQLAREYGAISCGAYTTDEQVKEQIMDQMSLAGTPVSFNLTGGIYVNQNAGFSDFHVTGGNPAGNASFTNPEFVIKRFTWVGFREPLPA, from the coding sequence ATGACGCTGCCCACCCAAAAGCACCAGGACACGATTGATACTGCCATCCGGGCCCTGCACGGCCGGACGTTTTTCGCCGCTTTTCCCGAAAGTCCTTCCCCCGAAATCTACGGGGCCGACGCCGACCGGCTGGGCCGGGAAGCCTTCGAGCGGCACCGCCACGGCCGTTTTTCGGAGCTGCTCCAAGCTGGGGCCACGCACTGGGTCGGGCTGGAGGAGTCGCCCTACGAGCAGCAGCCGTTGGGCGTCGAATACCCGTTTTTTGAGCCCGCCACGCTCGTCGAGCGGGCCCAGGCCAGCTTCGAGTCCTGGCGCCGGCTCAAGCCCGCCCAGCGCGCAGCCCTGCTTACCGAAGCCCTGGACGGCATCAAGGACCGGTTTTTTGAAATTGCCTACGCCACCATGCATACCACCGGCCAGGCGTTTATGATGGCCTTTCAGGCCAGCGGGCCGCACGCCGCCGACCGGGCCCTGGAAGCCATTGCCGCCGGTTACGAGGAACAAACCCGCTTTCCGGAGGAAACCCGCTGGGAAAAGCCCATGGGCAAGTATAACCTGGCGCTGCTCAAAACCTGGCGGGCCGTGCCCAAGGGCGTGAGCCTGGTTATCGGCTGCTCCACGTTCCCGACCTGGAACTCGGTGCCGGGTATGTTTGCCTCCCTCGTGACGGGCAACCCGGTGCTGGTAAAGCCCCATCCCCGGGCCGTGCTGCCGATTGCCATTATCGTGGCCGAGGTCCAGAAAGTGCTAACTGCCTACGACCTGGACCCCAACATCTGCCAGCTGGCCGTGGACGCCGCCGACCGGCTCATTGCCCAGGACCTGGCCGAGCACCCCGCCGTGAAGCTCATCGACTACACCGGCGGCGCGGAGTTTGGCAATTACCTGGAGAACCTGAAGGGCAAAACCGTGTTTACCGAGAAAACCGGGGTCAATTCCGTTATCCTCGACTCCTGCGACGACCTCGACAAAGTGGCCCAGAACCTGGCGTTTTCAGTGAGTTTGTACTCGGGCCAGATGTGCACGGCGCCCCAGAACTTCTTTATTCCGGCCGGCGGCGTGCGGGTCGGCGACGAGCTGGTGCCCTACGAGGACGTGGTGCAGAAGCTGGCCGCCGCCGTAACCGGGCTGGCTACCAACCCCAAGGCCGGCCCCCACGTGCTGGGCGCCATTCAGAACCCTGCCACCTACGCCCGGGTGCAGCAGCTCACCCTCGACGGGGGCCGCAGCATCCTGCCCTACGGCCCGGTGCCCCACCCGCAGTACGCAAATGCCCGCACCTGCTCGCCCTGCATTCACGAGGTGGAGGCCGGCCGGGTTGAGCAGTTCAGCCAGGAGTTGTTCGGGCCCATTATGCTGGTCATCAAAACTCAGGACACGCAGGAAAGCATCCGGCTGGCCGCTCAGCTGGCCCGGGAGTACGGGGCCATCAGCTGCGGGGCCTACACCACCGACGAGCAGGTGAAGGAGCAGATTATGGACCAGATGAGCCTGGCCGGCACCCCGGTGAGCTTCAACCTGACCGGCGGCATCTACGTGAACCAGAACGCGGGCTTCTCCGACTTCCACGTCACGGGCGGCAACCCGGCCGGCAATGCTTCCTTTACTAACCCCGAATTCGTGATTAAGCGCTTCACCTGGGTCGGGTTCCGGGAGCCGCTGCCAGCTTAG
- the tssD gene encoding type VI secretion system tube protein TssD, with translation MSFHAELNLEGRTYVVRRFGWSIGQSTDAVGRPEARVHGGRLQVELDSQPDDLIHHWALDDTKKMNGSISIFHSDVRAVRKTITFEDTFCVGLRKEFSAAKSSQNMTMSLSLSANRLTIGSVEIDNKWPA, from the coding sequence ATGTCTTTTCACGCTGAATTAAACCTGGAAGGCCGTACCTACGTGGTGCGCCGCTTTGGCTGGTCTATCGGGCAGAGCACCGACGCCGTGGGCCGCCCCGAAGCCCGCGTACATGGTGGCCGCCTGCAGGTGGAGCTCGACTCTCAACCCGACGACCTGATCCACCACTGGGCCCTGGACGACACCAAGAAGATGAACGGCTCCATCAGCATCTTTCACTCCGACGTGCGGGCCGTGCGCAAGACGATTACCTTCGAAGACACGTTCTGCGTGGGCTTGCGCAAGGAGTTTAGCGCGGCCAAATCGTCGCAGAACATGACGATGAGCTTGTCGTTGTCGGCCAACCGCCTCACCATCGGCTCGGTTGAAATAGACAATAAATGGCCCGCTTAA
- the tssD gene encoding type VI secretion system tube protein TssD produces the protein MASFNSALLLEGHVFPIENCSYEFLQHADSRGRASAKVRSGLISLSLVVPESEALIAWAADPEKKMSGAILFNGIDQPLAHEELTFEEGLCVAYEEVFSSDDDDAPAAYYCILQIAAAKLALGTTTKDSNWELTR, from the coding sequence ATGGCTTCCTTCAACAGCGCCCTGCTTCTCGAGGGCCACGTGTTTCCCATCGAGAACTGCAGCTACGAGTTTTTGCAGCACGCCGACAGCCGGGGCCGGGCCTCGGCCAAAGTCCGCAGCGGCCTGATTTCCCTGAGCTTGGTCGTCCCCGAGAGTGAGGCCCTGATTGCCTGGGCCGCCGACCCCGAAAAAAAGATGAGCGGGGCCATTCTCTTCAACGGCATCGACCAGCCCCTGGCCCACGAGGAGCTCACCTTTGAGGAAGGCCTCTGCGTGGCTTACGAAGAAGTTTTCAGCTCCGACGACGATGATGCGCCGGCAGCTTACTACTGCATCCTGCAAATTGCCGCCGCCAAACTGGCCCTGGGCACTACCACCAAAGACAGCAACTGGGAGCTGACCCGGTAA
- the tssD gene encoding type VI secretion system tube protein TssD: MASFHAELYIEEQVYPVLWCALEFRQQIQERGRVSARVRQGPLLLLLDVAQDDDTLVSWAATPHKKLSGHLIFFDTAQLSPHESIHFEEAECVGYQESFDVLQGENGSYTCSLTITAPEFALGTGATGGAAGLSSMLAAVTPALPSANLAAKALEVVESKVERYQKRLRLLQSGRSKLTDMDQLISAAGPATSSAAAPTSKSPLGRLGSLLGSGPSAAVAEAGPGPLPLVNDRNILQKAVDRLTFNNVAVERARLSQHAYQFTTTADPSGLLLPTFTEEVPEGWQALQVWDDKQTGFAAALYDSDFEQPNRKVLAFRGTNPTEWGDIKADLTQALGIPTKQYDQAIQLAQNLKQQYGGLDIVQDAGLDMTGHSLGGGLAAAASTVTGAKGYTFNAAGLHPRSVKPYGISKEAMRAAAPGLIDNVYSNRDPLNGLQNHMGGLIPKSVGTPHVLDKAGFHPIGAVVNAIEAEKDADTATIKHFTAQP; encoded by the coding sequence ATGGCATCATTTCATGCTGAACTGTATATCGAGGAGCAGGTGTACCCCGTGTTGTGGTGCGCCCTGGAATTCCGCCAGCAAATCCAGGAGCGGGGTCGGGTTTCGGCCCGGGTGCGCCAGGGTCCCTTGCTGCTGCTGCTCGACGTAGCCCAGGACGACGACACGCTGGTGAGCTGGGCGGCCACGCCCCACAAAAAGCTCAGCGGCCACCTGATTTTCTTCGACACCGCCCAGCTCAGTCCCCACGAGTCCATTCACTTCGAGGAAGCTGAGTGCGTAGGTTACCAGGAAAGCTTCGACGTGCTGCAGGGCGAAAATGGCTCCTATACCTGCAGCCTGACCATCACGGCCCCGGAGTTTGCCTTGGGCACCGGGGCAACCGGCGGGGCAGCGGGTCTTAGCAGCATGCTGGCGGCCGTAACTCCCGCCCTGCCCAGCGCCAACCTGGCCGCCAAAGCCCTGGAAGTCGTCGAATCGAAGGTGGAGCGCTACCAGAAGCGCCTGCGCCTGCTGCAGTCGGGCCGCAGTAAGCTCACGGATATGGACCAGCTCATTAGCGCGGCTGGACCGGCCACTTCGTCTGCGGCCGCGCCGACCAGCAAAAGCCCACTCGGCCGCCTGGGCTCCCTGCTCGGCTCGGGCCCCAGCGCGGCCGTGGCCGAAGCCGGGCCGGGCCCACTCCCCCTGGTGAATGACCGCAACATTCTGCAAAAAGCCGTCGACCGGCTGACTTTCAACAACGTAGCCGTGGAGCGGGCCCGGCTTAGCCAGCACGCCTACCAGTTTACGACCACCGCCGACCCCAGCGGCCTGTTGCTGCCCACCTTTACGGAGGAAGTACCCGAGGGCTGGCAGGCCCTGCAAGTCTGGGACGACAAGCAGACGGGCTTTGCCGCGGCCCTCTACGACAGCGACTTCGAGCAGCCCAACCGCAAGGTGCTGGCCTTCCGGGGCACCAACCCCACCGAGTGGGGCGACATTAAAGCCGACCTGACCCAGGCCCTGGGCATCCCGACTAAGCAGTACGACCAGGCCATTCAGTTGGCCCAAAACCTGAAGCAGCAGTACGGCGGCCTCGACATCGTGCAGGACGCCGGCCTGGACATGACCGGCCACTCCCTGGGCGGAGGCCTGGCTGCGGCGGCCAGCACCGTTACCGGGGCCAAGGGGTACACGTTTAATGCCGCCGGCCTGCACCCCCGCTCGGTGAAGCCCTACGGCATTTCCAAGGAAGCCATGCGGGCCGCCGCCCCGGGCCTGATTGACAACGTGTATTCCAACCGTGACCCGCTCAACGGCCTGCAAAACCACATGGGCGGCCTGATTCCCAAGTCCGTCGGCACCCCGCACGTGCTCGACAAGGCCGGCTTCCACCCCATTGGGGCCGTGGTCAATGCCATTGAGGCCGAAAAGGATGCCGACACGGCTACCATCAAGCACTTCACGGCCCAGCCCTAA
- a CDS encoding sensor histidine kinase, which yields MRPFTRRRLYWLLQVTCWGLYALLGITIFKVMGQLTVNYALAQLCIVAINIGASHLLRAMIRRGGWLRLPVLAVVPRLLVVNFLLSLVTQSLISLLMMYVVHIFTPAQFSWTALLLYTLYGNFVFWLWAVLYFGLHYLDSYKRAEVDKWKLAAAVQEAEMRMLKAQINPHFMFNGLNNIRALVIEDPARARDMITHLSDLLRYSIQLNSTEKVTLAREVEIVEHYLALEAMQLEERLEYSLDVAPDTLGVLIPPMTLQLLVENAIKHGIAPRPDGGRITLTARLSGARLLITVCNTGQYQPRPDHEGVGLRNARERLQLLFGPAASLQLANDPAAPDTVVAELHLPAGPLPQPAATAAAAVSA from the coding sequence ATGCGCCCTTTCACCCGCCGCCGGCTGTACTGGCTGCTGCAAGTCACCTGCTGGGGGCTGTACGCCCTGCTGGGCATCACCATTTTCAAGGTGATGGGTCAGCTGACGGTCAACTACGCGCTGGCCCAGCTCTGCATCGTGGCAATCAACATTGGCGCCAGCCACCTGCTGCGGGCCATGATACGGCGCGGGGGCTGGCTGCGGCTGCCGGTGCTGGCGGTGGTGCCCCGGCTGCTGGTCGTCAATTTCCTGTTGTCGCTGGTTACTCAGTCGCTCATCTCGCTGCTGATGATGTACGTGGTGCACATCTTCACCCCGGCGCAGTTCAGCTGGACGGCCCTGCTGCTCTACACCCTGTACGGCAATTTCGTGTTCTGGCTCTGGGCCGTGCTCTACTTCGGCCTGCACTACCTCGACAGCTACAAGCGGGCCGAGGTGGACAAGTGGAAGCTGGCGGCGGCTGTGCAGGAAGCCGAGATGCGCATGCTCAAGGCCCAGATCAATCCGCACTTTATGTTCAACGGGCTCAACAACATCCGGGCCCTGGTAATCGAAGACCCCGCCCGGGCCCGCGACATGATAACCCACCTGTCGGACTTGCTGCGCTACTCCATCCAGCTCAACAGCACCGAGAAAGTAACCCTGGCCCGGGAAGTGGAAATTGTGGAGCACTACCTGGCCCTGGAAGCCATGCAGCTGGAAGAGCGCCTGGAGTACTCGCTCGACGTGGCCCCCGACACCCTGGGCGTGCTCATTCCGCCTATGACCCTGCAGCTGCTGGTCGAAAATGCCATTAAGCACGGCATTGCGCCCCGGCCCGACGGCGGCCGGATTACGCTCACGGCCCGGCTCAGCGGGGCCCGCCTGCTCATCACGGTGTGCAATACGGGTCAGTACCAGCCCCGGCCGGACCACGAGGGCGTGGGCCTGCGCAACGCCCGGGAGCGGCTGCAGTTACTTTTCGGCCCGGCGGCCAGCCTGCAATTGGCCAACGACCCCGCCGCGCCCGACACGGTAGTGGCCGAGCTGCACCTGCCGGCCGGGCCGCTGCCCCAGCCCGCGGCCACCGCCGCCGCTGCTGTTTCAGCCTAG
- a CDS encoding DUF7010 family protein gives MSAQLNLDALRRELSVKAKNGLDFIVAASLIWSVITLIWLLPNSPGRNGLYTFCMGGVMLPLALLFSKVFRTTWTIPGNPIQPLGLWLNFAQLFYFPILIFMYIKHPQYFIMTYGIITGAHFFPYAWFYNTKSFAVMAGVISLGCLLLGTRLPVEKLYYIPGFIVGSLLVLAGWLYLDYQAKRQPAPELAAVAA, from the coding sequence ATGTCTGCTCAGCTTAACCTCGACGCGCTGCGCCGGGAACTCTCGGTGAAAGCCAAAAACGGCCTCGACTTCATTGTGGCAGCCAGCCTGATCTGGTCGGTTATTACCCTGATCTGGCTGCTGCCCAACAGCCCGGGCCGCAACGGGCTCTATACCTTCTGCATGGGCGGAGTGATGCTGCCCCTGGCCCTGCTGTTTTCCAAGGTTTTCCGCACCACCTGGACCATCCCCGGCAACCCGATTCAGCCCCTGGGACTGTGGCTCAACTTCGCCCAGCTCTTCTACTTCCCGATTCTAATTTTTATGTATATCAAACACCCGCAATACTTTATAATGACCTACGGCATTATTACCGGGGCCCATTTCTTTCCCTACGCCTGGTTTTACAACACCAAGTCCTTCGCCGTCATGGCCGGCGTAATTTCCCTGGGCTGCCTGCTGCTGGGCACCCGCCTGCCGGTGGAGAAGCTGTATTATATTCCCGGCTTCATTGTGGGCAGTTTGCTGGTGCTGGCCGGCTGGCTCTACCTCGATTACCAGGCAAAGCGCCAGCCGGCGCCAGAGCTGGCGGCCGTGGCAGCCTAA
- a CDS encoding ankyrin repeat domain-containing protein, whose translation MPGWKLWYLPLLALSFSAGLPAACSQPSHRPSPSSPTMPTKSPETYFQAPELAAAQAIYRGDAAGLRQAVTTQHVNLAYSSPQGMTLLLFALANQQKACVRELLALGTDPNQVSLLNGREKVQPVALVAGGEDQELVKILLDHRGNPNSTMHDAVAGDEPAVFQAIHARRFDTMRLLLDHGADLNATDGLGNTALILLATFNQFEQVAYLLGRGADFRKASHSGGTVAFLVQDHQLADPASEAYQWQQKVRRMLEERGVQFPVPDPAVANTQQRTAVDTYRKQWLQTEDGRRWKTRISTAPNSTDNFRLRLEAQQHFRAWLKAQLPADSPALQYELSPARAGGIEGF comes from the coding sequence ATGCCCGGCTGGAAACTCTGGTACCTGCCCCTGCTGGCCCTGAGCTTCTCGGCGGGCTTGCCCGCGGCCTGTTCCCAACCTTCTCATCGTCCGTCCCCTTCTTCGCCCACGATGCCAACCAAGTCCCCCGAAACTTATTTCCAGGCTCCCGAGCTGGCCGCCGCCCAGGCTATTTACCGCGGCGACGCGGCCGGGCTGCGCCAGGCCGTAACCACGCAGCATGTCAATCTTGCCTACAGCAGCCCCCAGGGCATGACGCTGCTGCTCTTTGCGCTGGCCAATCAGCAGAAAGCCTGCGTGCGGGAGCTGCTGGCCCTGGGCACCGACCCCAACCAGGTTTCCCTGCTCAACGGCCGCGAAAAAGTGCAGCCCGTGGCCCTGGTGGCCGGCGGCGAAGACCAGGAGCTGGTGAAAATTCTGCTCGACCACCGCGGCAACCCCAACAGCACCATGCACGACGCGGTGGCCGGTGACGAGCCCGCCGTGTTTCAGGCCATCCACGCCCGCCGCTTCGACACCATGCGCCTGCTGCTCGACCACGGCGCCGACCTCAACGCCACCGACGGCTTGGGCAACACCGCCCTGATTTTGCTGGCCACCTTTAATCAGTTTGAGCAAGTGGCTTATCTGCTGGGCCGCGGCGCCGACTTCCGCAAAGCCTCCCACTCGGGCGGTACCGTGGCTTTTCTGGTGCAAGACCACCAGCTCGCCGACCCCGCCAGTGAGGCTTACCAGTGGCAGCAGAAAGTACGCCGGATGCTGGAAGAGCGGGGCGTGCAGTTTCCGGTACCCGACCCGGCCGTGGCCAACACCCAGCAGCGCACCGCCGTAGATACCTACCGCAAGCAGTGGCTGCAAACCGAGGACGGCCGCCGCTGGAAAACCCGGATTAGCACCGCCCCCAACAGCACCGACAATTTCCGCCTGCGCCTGGAAGCCCAGCAACACTTCCGCGCCTGGCTTAAAGCTCAGCTGCCCGCCGACAGTCCCGCCCTGCAGTACGAACTGAGCCCGGCCCGGGCCGGCGGCATTGAGGGCTTTTAG